CCCCTTAAGCGTAGGCACTGCTTCTCTCAAATTCGTAAAGCTCTCCTTAATATGATCTCGTCGCCGACGCTCTAATGCATTGTGATGAGCTCGTTTTTCGGCcttgcaatcaaaataaacaacggTTTTGCAGTTAAAAGAAGTTGGTCAggaacaaaaacaataacaacaacaacgattgACAACGTGCGTCTGTTTACAAACAATGGCCAGACAACGTGCGCTTCatcaaatgttaatttttacAGCTTGTGCTCACCTGAGAAAAATTGGcagtgtttgtgtgtcttgAGGAGCCCAATCCATTGTCAGAGTCCACATCATCCTGCagtgaaataatttaataatttactgtgatgtaaattatatgtacataaaacaAGACCACGTTGCTTACGTCACTCTCAATGTCAATGTCCCTGTCGTCATCGCTCATACTCATTTTTGTAGCtggtatttaatatattttattttttaaaattaaatacaattagtCGTATATTAcgattatgtttatttataatgcgtattgttattttgtttttgttttttacaatGTGACCTGCGATGCTAATGCTACTGTTATGTTCATGTTAACTCATTTGAACCTGTTGAGGAAAAAATATCGATACCTTTTGTCGCATCGGAATCTCGAAAACGCAAATTTTACCAAttctattaatttgtttaaatccAGGCGTGTTTTGATGGCTTTTCCAACATCTAGTGCGCAACAAGAACTAACCAATCGCAAAATACTGGAAGAAATACAGACAAAGAAGCAACTACTCATTGGAGGACTCGGTACTGGGCTGAATCAGGTACGCTAAACAGACAGTGCGCTATAAAAATCTTCGTTTAGCTAAGCACATTTATACTTTAGATGCCCTCGCcgcagctgcttggccagcCGACTGTTTGCGCAGAGTTTCCGCAGAGCATTTGTGTTACGTCTAGTGCTATAGGCACGCTCAGCGCGCCCAGAACTGCATTTAATCCCACGAGCTCCACAACACTTGGCTTCTTCATCCCACAGGACTCATATTTCGGCAATAGCTTTATACCTGTGCTACCGCGCTTAGAGCCATTACCAACGACGCCAGCGCCTAGCAATAAATAGCATCACAAGTATTAAATCATGGCCCGTTTGAAGCTGAAGAAACTGGAGGAGTATTTGCAGTGTGTCGATGGTTTTGAGAAGCCCAAAATACTCCTGGAGCAGTATCCTACGCCACCACATATAGCTGCCTGTGTAACACACCATATTCAGTCCCAGCACGATGACATAGAGGGACGTCTTGTAGCTGATTTGGGCTGCGGTTGTGGTATGCTGAGCATTGGTTCTACCTTGCTGGGCGCACAGCTGACTGTAGGTTTTGAATTGGATGAAGCTGCTGCGGATATTTTTCGCGGAAATGTTGTGGAAATGGAGCTGCCCAATGTGGACTGTGTGCGTGCGGATGTGCTGCAACTGGTGGGCAGCAAGTGGGACAATGCATTTGATACGGTTGTCATGAATCCACCATTCGGCACTAAACGTAATGCAGGCATGGATATGCGTTTCCTAGAAGTGGCAACACACTTAGCCACTGGCGCTGTCTACTCGCTGCACAAGACTTCCACGAggtatatataaatctaataaacatggctttaaataaatacttatgtTGCTATTTGTTAGATCTTACATAGAAAAGAAGTCAAAGGAGTGGGGTGCGCAAAGCAGTGTTGTGGCCGAGCTGCGGTATAATATTGAGGCGAgctataaatttcataagcaACAGTCCAAGGACATTGAGGTGGACTTTTGGCGTTTCGATGTCACAAGCATTTGATAATACGTGCATTTtcatagttttatttttagcaatacAATTAAGAAGtccaaattaaacaacaactttctattaataatattaagatTTACTCCACGTTAAAGACGACGCCCTGAGCACACGCCAGCTCACCGGAGTGATTGACTGTGATGGTGGCGCGCTTGCAGTACTGCTTCCAGGAATCGGAGCCGGATTCGCGGCCGCCACCTGTAGCCTTCTCGCCACCAAAGGCGCCGCCAATCTCAGCGCCATTTGTGGTCGTATTTATGTTGACAATGCCGCAGTCGGAGCCCTGTGCGCCAATCCATTTGAAGGCTTGCTGCATGTTCTCAGTAAAGATGGCCGAGGACAAGCCCTGCTCAACCTCATTGTTCCAAGCAATAGCTTCATCCACGCTCTTGGCCTTCAGCACAT
The DNA window shown above is from Drosophila busckii strain San Diego stock center, stock number 13000-0081.31 chromosome 3L, ASM1175060v1, whole genome shotgun sequence and carries:
- the LOC108600534 gene encoding methyltransferase-like protein 5; the protein is MARLKLKKLEEYLQCVDGFEKPKILLEQYPTPPHIAACVTHHIQSQHDDIEGRLVADLGCGCGMLSIGSTLLGAQLTVGFELDEAAADIFRGNVVEMELPNVDCVRADVLQLVGSKWDNAFDTVVMNPPFGTKRNAGMDMRFLEVATHLATGAVYSLHKTSTRSYIEKKSKEWGAQSSVVAELRYNIEASYKFHKQQSKDIEVDFWRFDVTSI
- the LOC108600536 gene encoding SOSS complex subunit C homolog; its protein translation is MAFPTSSAQQELTNRKILEEIQTKKQLLIGGLGTGLNQMPSPQLLGQPTVCAEFPQSICVTSSAIGTLSAPRTAFNPTSSTTLGFFIPQDSYFGNSFIPVLPRLEPLPTTPAPSNK